A genomic stretch from Telopea speciosissima isolate NSW1024214 ecotype Mountain lineage chromosome 7, Tspe_v1, whole genome shotgun sequence includes:
- the LOC122669285 gene encoding protein MKS1-like has translation MDPSELPTGRPSPPRKELQLQGPRPAPLKVRKDSYKIRKPQVAPQPSQPLPPPPPPQPQPPRQPVIIYTVSPKVIHTTASDFMTLVQRLTGPNSSSSYAVTSSSSSSYVDNSGGSTVLVSPAARFATIEKANYNSNSPSEGEKSRKGSSEMVDMVELEGLEINGGGTVERTTGLFPGILSPLPSSLPPISPTFFSPTLPDPNSLGFLQDLSPIFQVNRNYIEGTLVPSPTAFFSSATFPSPTPYMDLFNHLDF, from the coding sequence ATGGACCCTTCAGAACTCCCCACCGGTAGGCCGTCGCCGCCGAGGAAGGAACTCCAACTACAAGGCCCTCGACCGGCACCGCTCAAAGTTCGCAAAGATTCCTACAAGATCAGGAAACCACAAGTGGCGCCGCAACCATCTCAGCCTCTTCCGCCGCCACCGCCGCCACAGCCACAACCACCTCGCCAACCGGTGATAATCTACACCGTCTCCCCCAAGGTAATTCACACCACTGCTAGTGACTTTATGACACTAGTCCAACGACTCACTGGCCCCAATTCATCTTCATCTTATGCTgtaacatcatcatcatcatcatcttatGTTGATAATAGTGGTGGTAGTACTGTTCTTGTTTCGCCGGCGGCACGGTTTGCCACCATAGAAAAAGCTAATTATAACAGTAACAGCCCTTCAGAAGGGGAGAAATCAAGAAAGGGTAGTAGTGAGATGGTTGATATGGTGGAACTGGAAGGATTAGAGATTAATGGTGGTGGAACAGTAGAGAGGACAACAGGTTTGTTCCCAGGGATACTATCACCTCTTCCATCATCTCTCCCACCTATCTCTCCAACCTTCTTCTCTCCAACATTACCTGACCCAAATTCACTTGGCTTCTTACAAGATCTAAGTCCTATCTTCCAAGTTAATAGGAATTATATAGAGGGTACCTTAGTTCCAAGTCCTACAGCATTCTTTTCTTCAGCTACTTTTCCTTCTCCTACTCCATATATGGACCTCTTTAATCATTTAGACTtctaa